In one Brienomyrus brachyistius isolate T26 chromosome 7, BBRACH_0.4, whole genome shotgun sequence genomic region, the following are encoded:
- the si:ch211-113d22.2 gene encoding uncharacterized protein si:ch211-113d22.2, translating to MKSLLAMLVLFTIVVHNKALKCHTCVAGNEDECNQQGTSSCPQCADACVTIMGPSTVVKSCSYRPFCDKAHHNTGGVKMECCFTDDCNGPHRSHSHGEDSAASSLSTRPVLLLLLVLIQLIVSKL from the exons ATGAAGTCTCTCCTGGCGATGCTGGTCCTCTTCACCATCGTCGTGCACA ACAAGGCACTCAAGTGCCACACATGCGTGGCGGGCAATGAGGATGAATGCAACCAGCAGGGCACCTCCAGCTGCCCACAGTGTGCAGACGCCTGTGTCACCATCATGGGGCCCA GCACCGTTGTAAAATCCTGCTCCTACAGGCCTTTCTGCGACAAGGCTCATCACAATACTGGGGGAGTGAAGATGGAGTGCTGCTTCACCGACGACTGCAATGGCCCTCATCGTTCCCACAGCCACGGGGAAGACAGCGCTGCCAGCAGCCTGAGCACCAGGCctgtcctgctgctgctgctcgtGCTGATTCAGCTGATAGTCAGCAAGCTGTAG